The following proteins are co-located in the Acidicapsa acidisoli genome:
- the tkt gene encoding transketolase has translation MPAIATDIDQLSIDTLRILAVDTVEKAKSGHPGAPLACSPITYLLFHKLMKHNPGNSKWSDRDRFVLSNGHASALIYGTLFLSGYKITLDDMKGFRQWGSKTPGHPEYHHTDGVEVTTGPLGQGFAMSVGLAMAEKHLAAVYNKPGFEIVNHHTFGIMGDGDNMEGVSHEAASLAGTLGLGKLIFFYDDNLISLDGPTEWSFTENVYARYEAYGWQVLRVHDGNDLAAIEAAVKEAKADTKRPTLIGVRTVIGYGSPKAGTNKVHGEALGAEATAATKKFFGFPEDQSFYLPEDALANWRQAVDKGAEYEAEWNKLFAAYKAEYPELAAEFERTQKNERKADWEKAIPSFPTTKPVATRNAGQVVMNALEKTVPELFGGAADLTASTKTIFKDSPHFAADPTGRNVFFGVREFAMCAAVNGIAAHGGLVPFGSTFFVFSDYCKPALRIGAIMGVHSLFIYTHDSIAVGEDGPTHEPIEHLLALRALPFFTDFRPADANETAAAWRVALERNSPSFMALSRQDLPVLDPATIDTYAGVSKGGYVVKDVPNPEIVIIGTGAELWPALDGAKLLAESGIAARVVSLPSWKIFDEQPAEYRDSILLPGVPKVTIEAGATLGWWKYLVGGKGAVIGLDRFGASAPGGTVLKELGFTADNVAAHAKTLLGK, from the coding sequence ATGCCCGCAATCGCAACAGACATTGACCAGCTTTCCATCGATACCCTGCGCATCCTGGCCGTTGACACCGTAGAGAAGGCCAAAAGCGGCCATCCCGGAGCGCCCCTGGCCTGCTCTCCCATCACCTACCTGCTCTTTCACAAGCTGATGAAGCACAACCCGGGCAACTCCAAGTGGTCCGACCGCGACCGCTTCGTTCTCTCCAATGGCCACGCCTCGGCGCTCATCTACGGCACGCTCTTTCTATCCGGCTACAAGATCACTCTCGACGATATGAAGGGCTTCCGCCAGTGGGGATCGAAAACCCCTGGACACCCCGAATACCACCACACCGACGGCGTTGAAGTCACCACCGGGCCGCTCGGTCAGGGCTTCGCCATGTCTGTCGGTCTGGCGATGGCCGAAAAGCATCTCGCCGCAGTCTACAACAAGCCCGGCTTTGAGATCGTCAATCACCACACCTTCGGCATCATGGGCGACGGCGACAATATGGAAGGCGTCTCGCACGAGGCCGCCTCGCTCGCCGGAACCCTCGGCCTGGGCAAGCTGATCTTCTTCTACGACGACAACCTGATCTCGCTCGACGGCCCCACCGAGTGGAGCTTTACCGAGAATGTCTACGCGCGCTACGAGGCCTATGGCTGGCAGGTGCTGCGCGTGCATGACGGCAACGATCTCGCGGCCATCGAAGCGGCCGTCAAGGAAGCCAAGGCAGACACCAAGCGGCCCACGCTGATCGGCGTCCGCACCGTCATCGGCTATGGCAGTCCGAAGGCTGGCACCAACAAGGTGCACGGCGAAGCTCTCGGAGCCGAGGCCACCGCGGCCACCAAGAAGTTCTTCGGCTTCCCGGAAGACCAGAGTTTCTACCTGCCCGAAGATGCCCTCGCCAACTGGCGTCAGGCCGTCGATAAAGGCGCAGAATATGAGGCCGAGTGGAACAAGCTCTTCGCAGCCTACAAGGCTGAATACCCCGAGCTGGCTGCCGAGTTCGAGCGCACCCAGAAGAACGAGCGCAAGGCGGATTGGGAAAAGGCCATTCCTAGCTTCCCGACAACCAAGCCGGTAGCCACGCGCAATGCCGGTCAGGTCGTCATGAACGCTCTGGAAAAGACCGTTCCCGAGCTCTTCGGCGGTGCAGCGGATCTCACTGCTTCGACCAAGACCATCTTCAAGGACAGCCCGCACTTCGCTGCCGACCCCACCGGACGCAATGTCTTCTTCGGTGTCCGCGAGTTTGCCATGTGCGCGGCGGTCAACGGAATCGCAGCTCACGGCGGCCTGGTTCCCTTCGGCTCGACCTTCTTCGTCTTCAGCGACTACTGCAAGCCCGCATTGCGTATCGGGGCCATTATGGGCGTGCATTCGCTCTTCATCTACACCCATGACTCGATCGCCGTCGGCGAAGATGGTCCAACGCACGAGCCCATCGAGCATCTGCTGGCGCTGCGTGCCCTTCCATTCTTCACTGACTTCCGCCCCGCCGATGCCAACGAAACCGCAGCGGCATGGCGCGTAGCCCTGGAGCGCAACAGTCCCTCGTTCATGGCGCTTTCGCGTCAGGATCTGCCGGTGCTCGATCCGGCGACCATCGACACGTACGCCGGTGTAAGCAAGGGCGGCTATGTGGTCAAGGATGTCCCGAATCCCGAAATCGTGATTATCGGCACTGGCGCTGAACTCTGGCCGGCTCTCGATGGGGCCAAACTCCTGGCCGAATCCGGCATCGCAGCCCGGGTCGTTTCGCTCCCAAGCTGGAAGATCTTCGATGAACAGCCGGCCGAGTACCGTGACTCCATCCTGCTGCCGGGCGTTCCCAAGGTCACCATCGAGGCGGGCGCTACCCTTGGCTGGTGGAAGTATCTTGTCGGCGGCAAGGGCGCAGTCATCGGCCTCGACCGCTTCGGGGCTTCCGCTCCCGGAGGAACCGTCCTCAAAGAACTTGGCTTTACCGCCGACAACGTAGCCGCTCACGCCAAGACACTCCTGGGCAAATAA
- a CDS encoding glycoside hydrolase family 15 protein encodes MIQDTLQATPQDSLYRWLDQHGEAFGSPGMKPRWTSSVKDAVGTAYSASSRIWFTVSHGILNEIYHPTIDCPQTRDMELLVSDGSSFVHEEKRDLIPTFEYIHSEALGVRYTNRDKDGRYQLVKEIICDPHHSVVLMHVHLQPGPNGSEAFLDTLKIYALIAPHMDGGGAGNSARAVDVAGQKVLLAWKNRWTLAMSADCGFARVSCGFAGFSDGWRDLTDNFHMDWQFGSALNGNLALTGELNLRGSREFTLGIGVGDSHHSALSKTMGALSQPFPQNAARFLEQWQRAASPYILATKSGDRGLLMQTSHNILLAHEDKTYSGAFVASASIPWGQAKGDDDLGGYHLVWTRDMVQTASALLACGRVDTARRALVYLACTQRPDGSFAQNFWIDGRPYWTGVQLDEVAFPLILTWRIWKAGGLGNWDVFPFIERAAGFLVRNAPVTHQERWEENSGYSPSTLAAVIGGLICAAEIARDHQSLELAEFLEEYADWIELHLEDWTVTNDGVLLPEIKRHYMRIRPPENGHAIQHEGPGTEKINLNNRPPGTRYEFEAREIIDGGFLELVRYGIRRADDPLMIDSLKVVDAVLKRDLPQGPGWLRYNWDGYGQASDGGPYHGTGQGRVWPLLTGERAHFEIAAGNDVSDLIKTYEGFATAGNMLPEQVWDVADCPDLHLKFGGPAGSACPLVWAHAEYLKLLRSALDGKVFDRIEPVYRRYGRFQSEHKHARSEHHGRAHEKCIEMFSQRRPIQEITPHTTLRVLADKRFVLVWSDNGWQTTNSTQSRGLGSAGFAADILPAERELPAVLSLTFFWPEEDHWLGHNYDIRIEQPENGSGRA; translated from the coding sequence TTGATTCAGGATACGTTGCAGGCAACACCCCAGGACTCCCTGTACCGATGGCTCGATCAGCACGGCGAAGCCTTCGGATCCCCCGGCATGAAACCCCGCTGGACCTCCAGCGTAAAGGATGCCGTCGGCACTGCATATTCCGCGTCCAGCCGCATTTGGTTCACCGTCTCCCACGGCATTCTGAACGAAATCTACCACCCTACCATCGACTGCCCGCAGACCCGCGACATGGAACTGCTCGTCAGCGACGGAAGCAGCTTCGTTCACGAAGAAAAACGCGATCTGATCCCGACCTTCGAATACATTCATTCCGAGGCTCTCGGCGTCCGCTACACCAATCGCGACAAGGATGGCCGCTACCAGCTCGTCAAGGAAATCATCTGCGATCCGCACCACAGCGTCGTCCTGATGCACGTCCATCTCCAGCCCGGCCCCAACGGCAGCGAGGCGTTCCTCGACACCCTCAAAATCTACGCCCTTATCGCTCCGCACATGGATGGAGGCGGCGCCGGTAACTCCGCCCGCGCAGTCGACGTCGCCGGACAGAAGGTGCTTCTCGCCTGGAAGAATCGCTGGACCCTCGCCATGTCCGCCGACTGCGGATTCGCCCGCGTCAGTTGCGGTTTCGCCGGATTCAGCGACGGCTGGCGCGACCTCACCGACAATTTCCACATGGACTGGCAGTTCGGCTCCGCCCTCAATGGCAACCTCGCCCTCACCGGCGAGCTCAATCTGCGCGGAAGTCGCGAATTCACCCTCGGCATCGGTGTCGGCGACAGCCATCACTCAGCCCTGTCGAAGACCATGGGCGCGCTTTCGCAACCGTTCCCGCAGAACGCCGCTAGGTTCCTCGAACAATGGCAGCGCGCCGCCAGCCCCTACATCCTGGCGACGAAATCCGGCGACCGCGGCCTCCTCATGCAAACCAGCCACAACATCCTGCTGGCCCACGAAGACAAGACCTACTCAGGAGCCTTCGTCGCCTCCGCCTCCATCCCCTGGGGACAGGCCAAAGGCGACGACGATCTCGGCGGATACCATCTTGTCTGGACCCGCGACATGGTCCAGACAGCTTCGGCGCTGCTGGCCTGCGGACGCGTCGATACCGCACGCCGTGCGCTCGTATATCTCGCCTGCACCCAGCGCCCCGACGGCAGCTTTGCCCAGAATTTCTGGATCGACGGCCGTCCCTACTGGACCGGTGTTCAACTCGACGAAGTCGCCTTCCCGCTCATCCTCACCTGGCGTATCTGGAAAGCGGGCGGCCTAGGTAACTGGGATGTTTTTCCCTTCATCGAACGTGCCGCGGGCTTTCTCGTCAGAAACGCGCCTGTCACCCACCAGGAGCGCTGGGAAGAAAACTCCGGCTATTCGCCGTCCACCCTCGCCGCAGTCATCGGCGGCCTCATCTGCGCCGCCGAAATCGCCCGCGATCACCAGTCCCTCGAACTCGCCGAATTTCTCGAGGAGTACGCCGATTGGATCGAACTGCACCTCGAAGATTGGACCGTCACCAACGACGGCGTCCTGCTCCCGGAAATCAAGCGCCATTACATGCGCATCCGTCCGCCGGAAAACGGCCACGCTATTCAGCACGAAGGCCCCGGAACGGAAAAGATTAACCTCAACAATCGCCCCCCCGGCACACGATACGAATTTGAAGCCCGCGAAATCATTGATGGCGGCTTCCTCGAACTCGTCCGCTACGGCATACGCCGCGCCGACGATCCGCTCATGATCGACTCCCTTAAAGTAGTCGATGCAGTCCTCAAGCGCGACCTGCCCCAGGGGCCCGGCTGGCTGCGTTACAACTGGGACGGTTACGGCCAGGCCTCCGATGGCGGCCCTTATCACGGCACCGGGCAGGGCCGCGTTTGGCCCTTGCTTACCGGCGAGCGCGCCCATTTCGAAATCGCCGCCGGCAACGATGTAAGCGATCTCATCAAGACCTACGAAGGCTTCGCCACCGCCGGAAACATGCTTCCCGAGCAAGTCTGGGATGTCGCCGACTGTCCCGATCTTCACCTCAAATTCGGCGGTCCCGCCGGCTCTGCCTGTCCCTTGGTGTGGGCTCACGCCGAGTACCTGAAGCTGCTGCGTTCCGCCCTCGACGGCAAAGTCTTCGACCGCATCGAACCTGTTTATCGGCGCTACGGCCGCTTCCAGTCCGAGCACAAACACGCCCGGTCCGAGCACCATGGCCGCGCCCACGAAAAGTGCATCGAAATGTTCAGCCAGCGCCGGCCGATCCAGGAAATCACGCCTCACACAACACTTCGGGTCCTTGCAGACAAACGCTTCGTTCTGGTCTGGTCCGACAACGGATGGCAGACCACAAACTCAACACAAAGCCGCGGCCTGGGCAGCGCCGGTTTCGCCGCCGACATACTTCCGGCGGAGCGCGAGCTACCCGCTGTTTTATCATTAACTTTCTTCTGGCCAGAAGAGGATCACTGGCTGGGCCACAACTACGACATCCGGATTGAACAACCAGAAAACGGCAGCGGACGAGCCTAA
- a CDS encoding superoxide dismutase, whose translation MAYELAPLPYDYAALEPFIDADTMKFHHDKHHQAYINNVNAALANHPELAAKPVDALVRDLASVPEEIRAAVQNNGGGHSNHTIFWNIMGPVGTAGIGGEPTGAIAAQITADFGDFESFKKAFNDAGAKRFGSGWAWLVFADGKLKVISTANQDSPLTQGLYPILGNDVWEHAYYLKYQNLRPKYLENWWNVVNWTEVNKRFATAKG comes from the coding sequence ATGGCTTACGAACTTGCACCCCTACCCTATGACTATGCCGCTCTCGAGCCTTTTATCGATGCGGACACGATGAAGTTCCATCACGACAAGCACCATCAGGCATACATTAACAATGTGAATGCCGCGTTGGCGAATCATCCTGAACTGGCGGCGAAGCCGGTAGACGCCCTGGTGCGGGATCTGGCATCGGTTCCGGAGGAGATTCGCGCGGCAGTGCAGAACAACGGCGGCGGCCACTCCAACCACACGATTTTCTGGAACATCATGGGCCCGGTGGGTACTGCCGGTATCGGGGGCGAGCCGACGGGGGCGATTGCGGCGCAGATTACCGCTGATTTTGGCGATTTTGAGAGCTTCAAGAAGGCCTTCAACGATGCGGGCGCGAAGCGGTTCGGTTCGGGCTGGGCGTGGCTGGTATTTGCCGATGGCAAGCTGAAGGTAATTAGCACTGCGAATCAGGATTCTCCGCTAACCCAAGGGCTGTATCCGATTCTGGGCAATGATGTCTGGGAGCATGCGTACTACCTGAAGTACCAGAATCTCCGTCCCAAGTACCTGGAGAACTGGTGGAACGTGGTGAATTGGACCGAGGTCAACAAGCGGTTTGCGACGGCAAAGGGGTAA
- a CDS encoding BaiN/RdsA family NAD(P)/FAD-dependent oxidoreductase, which produces MPDPIRSYDVVVLGAGAAGLMCAAVAGQRSRRVALLDHGSLPGRKILISGGGRCNFTNIHCAPDRFLSANPHFAKSALALYTPRHFLELVEKYKISYHEKTLGQLFCDHSAHAILNLLLAECEKGRVDHVSDAHSIQVERSSSGFRLECAKGEFRCESLVVATGGLSIPKLGATAFGYDLARQFGLGIVEPRPALVPLLLGGKESSWTQLAGVSTLVRASAPSTKTSFVEKLLATHRGLSGPAILQISSYWKRGEPIFVDLTPDQAILAPVVQGRRDAPTLLKALREHLPQRLAEHLAQIAAPQGWSNAALEACERSLHHWPFYPTGTEGYAKAEVTAGGVDTAHLQARTMESRNVPGLFFIGEVVDVTGHLGGFNFQWAWASAVAAGKAV; this is translated from the coding sequence ATGCCTGATCCGATTCGAAGCTACGACGTAGTCGTCCTCGGAGCCGGTGCCGCGGGCCTGATGTGTGCCGCCGTCGCCGGGCAGCGCTCACGGCGCGTCGCCCTGCTCGATCACGGCAGCCTGCCCGGACGCAAGATCCTCATCTCCGGCGGAGGCCGCTGCAACTTCACCAACATCCACTGCGCGCCCGACCGGTTTCTGTCCGCCAATCCGCATTTCGCCAAGTCCGCGCTGGCGCTCTACACTCCGCGCCACTTCCTCGAACTGGTCGAGAAATACAAGATCTCCTATCATGAAAAAACCCTCGGCCAGCTCTTCTGCGACCACTCGGCCCACGCCATCCTGAACCTGCTTCTCGCCGAGTGCGAAAAGGGCCGCGTCGATCACGTATCCGACGCCCACAGCATCCAGGTCGAGCGCTCCAGCAGCGGCTTTCGTCTCGAATGCGCCAAAGGCGAGTTCCGCTGTGAATCGCTCGTCGTCGCCACTGGCGGCCTGTCCATTCCCAAGCTCGGAGCGACAGCCTTCGGCTACGACCTGGCCCGCCAATTCGGTCTCGGGATTGTCGAACCACGCCCCGCGCTCGTCCCCTTGCTTCTGGGCGGAAAAGAATCAAGCTGGACCCAGCTAGCCGGAGTTTCGACCCTCGTCCGAGCCAGCGCTCCGTCAACGAAAACCAGCTTCGTCGAAAAGCTGCTCGCAACCCATCGCGGTCTCAGCGGCCCGGCAATCCTGCAAATCTCGTCCTACTGGAAACGCGGTGAGCCAATTTTCGTGGATTTAACACCAGATCAAGCGATTCTAGCGCCAGTCGTGCAAGGCCGACGCGACGCTCCAACCCTGCTCAAAGCCCTGCGCGAACACCTGCCCCAGCGTCTCGCCGAGCACCTCGCCCAAATCGCCGCACCTCAAGGCTGGTCTAACGCCGCCCTCGAAGCCTGCGAACGCAGCCTCCATCATTGGCCGTTCTATCCCACCGGCACAGAAGGCTACGCCAAAGCCGAAGTAACCGCCGGCGGCGTCGACACCGCCCACCTGCAAGCCCGCACGATGGAATCGCGCAACGTCCCGGGTCTCTTCTTCATCGGCGAAGTAGTCGATGTCACCGGCCACCTAGGCGGCTTTAACTTCCAATGGGCCTGGGCCTCAGCCGTCGCCGCTGGTAAAGCAGTCTAA
- a CDS encoding CCA tRNA nucleotidyltransferase — protein MSSAGLQSAAGLAAASLAAARTILQKLRNEGHQAYLAGGCVRDLVLGREPKDYDVATSATPDIVLDLFARTFAVGAHFGVVLVSAEFDGVPTLTEVATFRSDGAYSDGRHPDQVRYTTSPEEDVQRRDFTINGLLLDGLTEKANIRNAVLDYVGGLADLQSGLIRAIGSPHRRFEEDHLRMLRAVRFAARFQFEIDPATHSAIQSLAPKIEAVSRERVRDELTRMLTEGHARLAFERLDATGLLAQVLPEVSRMKGVNQPPQFHPEGDVWTHTLLLLTQLESGCPMTLAWGALLHDIGKPATYQPPSGPGDRIRFNGHVEVGVRIGAEICRRLRFSNDETAQILALIENHMRFADAPRMKPSTLKRFFRLDRFPEHLALHRMDCLASSLDMKGNLDNYHFAREHYESMPPDEVRPKPLLTGRELIAAGYRPGTAFKTMLHAVEEAQLESVIHTPEEALHLIRTQFPLPEDHPSHA, from the coding sequence ATGTCTTCCGCAGGCCTACAATCCGCCGCCGGCCTTGCCGCAGCCAGCCTTGCGGCGGCCAGAACGATCCTGCAAAAGCTGCGGAATGAGGGGCACCAGGCCTACCTCGCAGGCGGCTGCGTGCGCGATCTGGTCCTCGGCCGCGAGCCCAAAGACTACGATGTTGCTACTTCCGCCACGCCCGACATCGTCCTAGATCTCTTTGCGCGCACCTTCGCCGTCGGCGCACATTTTGGCGTAGTCCTCGTCTCCGCTGAATTCGACGGCGTACCCACCCTCACCGAAGTAGCCACCTTCCGCTCCGACGGAGCATACTCCGACGGCCGCCATCCCGACCAGGTCCGCTACACCACCAGTCCGGAAGAAGACGTCCAGCGTCGTGACTTCACCATTAACGGTCTTTTACTGGACGGCCTCACTGAAAAAGCAAACATCCGCAACGCAGTCCTCGACTACGTCGGCGGTCTCGCCGACCTCCAATCCGGCCTAATCCGCGCCATCGGCTCACCCCACCGCCGCTTCGAAGAGGATCACCTGCGCATGTTGCGCGCTGTCCGCTTCGCCGCCCGCTTCCAGTTCGAGATCGACCCCGCCACGCATTCGGCCATACAATCGCTCGCGCCAAAGATCGAAGCCGTCAGCCGCGAACGAGTCCGCGACGAACTCACTCGCATGTTGACCGAAGGCCACGCCCGCCTCGCCTTTGAACGACTCGACGCAACCGGCCTTCTCGCACAGGTTTTACCCGAAGTTTCCCGCATGAAAGGTGTAAACCAGCCGCCGCAATTCCACCCCGAAGGCGACGTCTGGACCCACACCCTCCTGCTCCTCACCCAGCTCGAATCAGGCTGCCCCATGACCCTCGCCTGGGGCGCGCTGCTCCACGACATCGGCAAACCCGCAACCTACCAGCCTCCGTCAGGCCCAGGTGACAGAATCCGCTTCAACGGCCATGTCGAAGTCGGCGTCCGCATCGGTGCGGAAATCTGTCGCCGCTTACGCTTCTCCAACGACGAAACCGCACAGATCCTCGCCCTCATCGAAAACCACATGCGCTTCGCCGATGCCCCGCGCATGAAACCATCGACCCTCAAGCGATTCTTCCGCCTCGACCGCTTCCCCGAACACCTCGCCCTGCACCGCATGGATTGCCTGGCGTCCAGCCTCGATATGAAGGGCAACCTGGACAACTACCACTTCGCCCGCGAACACTACGAATCCATGCCTCCCGACGAAGTCCGTCCCAAGCCGCTGCTTACGGGGCGCGAACTGATCGCCGCAGGCTATCGTCCCGGAACAGCCTTCAAAACCATGCTCCACGCCGTCGAAGAAGCCCAGCTCGAAAGCGTAATCCACACTCCCGAAGAAGCTCTGCACCTGATTCGCACTCAATTTCCGCTCCCCGAAGACCATCCATCGCATGCCTGA
- a CDS encoding DUF3309 family protein, translated as MTLIIIILLILLLGGGGGYYGYGRWGYGGGAGIGLGTILLIILIAYLLGAF; from the coding sequence ATGACTCTGATCATCATTATTCTGTTGATTCTGCTTCTTGGCGGGGGCGGCGGGTACTACGGGTATGGCCGCTGGGGCTACGGCGGTGGAGCTGGAATCGGCCTCGGGACGATTCTGCTGATTATCCTCATTGCCTATTTGCTCGGCGCTTTTTAA
- a CDS encoding carboxypeptidase-like regulatory domain-containing protein has product MGTHRSLGTLLILVSVALPALTQNVLAPGPQTGTIIGTVVAVDDSVIPGATVVLDGPSPGDRQTVESNESGFFKIDRLKPATPYHITVRAKDFANWSSASIVLKPGQFLNLGDITLQIEVVETTVAAVSPEQLATQQVEIEEKQHVLGFIPNYYVVYDPNAAPLTSKLKFRLAFKTSINPVTFAGSAFIAGIDQAAGTPNYVQGVKGYGQRFGANYANGLTDIMIGGAILPSLLHQDPRYFYQGTGTTKSRLRHALTTPFWCKGDNGRWQPNYSSMGGYLGSGAIANTYYPVSNRGPGLVFGTFFVNVAADMANGVLQEFVLRRFTPGTK; this is encoded by the coding sequence GTGGGCACTCACCGATCGCTTGGCACACTTCTGATCCTCGTGTCGGTCGCGCTTCCGGCACTGACACAGAACGTCTTAGCGCCTGGGCCACAGACCGGAACCATCATCGGGACTGTGGTTGCGGTTGATGACAGCGTGATTCCGGGCGCAACGGTGGTCCTTGATGGCCCCTCTCCCGGCGATCGTCAGACGGTCGAGTCGAATGAGAGCGGCTTCTTTAAGATTGACCGTCTGAAACCGGCGACACCGTATCACATCACCGTCAGAGCAAAGGATTTTGCGAACTGGTCCTCTGCCAGCATCGTCCTCAAACCTGGCCAGTTCCTTAACCTCGGGGACATCACGCTGCAAATTGAAGTTGTCGAAACCACCGTCGCCGCTGTTTCTCCTGAGCAGCTTGCGACCCAGCAGGTCGAGATCGAAGAGAAACAGCACGTGCTGGGCTTCATCCCAAACTACTACGTGGTCTACGATCCCAACGCGGCCCCACTCACGTCAAAACTGAAGTTCAGGCTCGCCTTCAAGACCTCAATAAATCCGGTCACCTTTGCCGGCTCCGCTTTCATTGCTGGCATCGATCAAGCGGCGGGCACTCCCAACTACGTTCAGGGTGTGAAGGGATACGGGCAGCGTTTCGGCGCAAATTATGCGAATGGCCTGACCGATATCATGATCGGCGGCGCAATTCTGCCCTCTCTCCTGCACCAGGACCCGCGCTACTTCTACCAGGGAACCGGCACAACCAAGTCTCGGCTGCGCCACGCACTCACCACTCCGTTCTGGTGCAAGGGAGACAACGGCCGCTGGCAACCGAACTATTCCTCCATGGGCGGTTACCTGGGCTCCGGCGCCATTGCAAACACGTATTATCCCGTGTCGAATCGCGGCCCCGGGCTGGTCTTCGGAACTTTCTTTGTGAACGTGGCAGCCGACATGGCGAATGGCGTTCTCCAGGAGTTCGTGCTTCGCAGGTTCACGCCCGGCACCAAATAA
- a CDS encoding tRNA (adenosine(37)-N6)-threonylcarbamoyltransferase complex transferase subunit TsaD: MGSGLILGIESSCDETAAAVVERGAWTRSSVVASQIAMHAPYGGVVPELASREHLRNIVPITRAALTGAGCGLDDLEAVAVTNGPGLAGALLVGITYAKALAFARGIPLIAVNHLEGHIHAVLLEDRQRRLGGTSLAGSEEMGLPMPTLALVVSGGHTHLFLARPPVSGAAEFGAWQYSLIGRTLDDAAGEAFDKVAKLLGLGYPGGPWIDHLAQFGNPKAVPFGFAQIKTKAHLEGKAPRTKGARSAPIADLDRHFLFSFSGIKTAVLRYVELHGLRESCEVRRRALMAMSESGRHPTWLDAQGLCDQQTLDLIASFQHAVVGDLLRKAFAAAEAVGAASVLVTGGVAANRELRVRFTAEAAERGLPVAFPTLALSTDNAAMIAAAAWPRFLAGEFAGWDLEANPRLALA, translated from the coding sequence ATGGGTAGCGGGCTCATTCTTGGCATTGAATCCTCGTGTGATGAGACGGCCGCAGCGGTGGTCGAGCGCGGTGCGTGGACGCGCTCGTCAGTGGTGGCTTCTCAGATTGCGATGCATGCGCCTTATGGCGGAGTGGTGCCGGAACTGGCCAGCCGGGAGCATCTGCGCAATATTGTGCCGATTACCCGAGCTGCACTGACTGGGGCTGGCTGCGGTCTGGACGATCTGGAAGCGGTCGCAGTTACCAATGGACCGGGGCTGGCCGGGGCTCTGTTGGTGGGAATCACTTACGCGAAGGCGTTGGCTTTTGCGCGCGGGATTCCTCTGATTGCAGTCAATCATCTTGAGGGGCATATTCACGCCGTGCTGCTGGAGGACCGGCAGCGAAGGTTGGGCGGAACGAGTCTGGCGGGTTCGGAGGAAATGGGGTTGCCCATGCCGACGCTGGCGCTGGTTGTTTCCGGCGGGCATACGCATTTGTTTCTGGCGCGGCCTCCGGTCTCTGGAGCAGCTGAATTCGGTGCGTGGCAGTACTCGCTGATTGGCAGAACTCTGGATGATGCGGCTGGCGAGGCTTTTGACAAGGTTGCCAAGCTGCTGGGTCTGGGTTATCCGGGCGGACCGTGGATCGATCATCTGGCGCAGTTCGGCAACCCCAAAGCCGTGCCGTTTGGGTTTGCGCAGATCAAGACCAAGGCGCACCTGGAAGGCAAAGCACCGCGAACCAAGGGGGCGCGATCAGCGCCGATTGCCGATCTTGACCGGCATTTTCTGTTTTCCTTTTCAGGGATCAAGACGGCGGTGCTTCGCTATGTGGAGTTGCATGGGTTGCGCGAGAGCTGCGAAGTTCGGCGGCGGGCGCTGATGGCGATGAGCGAGTCCGGCCGGCATCCCACATGGCTGGATGCGCAGGGGCTGTGCGACCAGCAGACGCTGGACCTGATTGCGAGCTTTCAACATGCGGTGGTGGGTGATTTGTTGCGGAAGGCCTTCGCTGCGGCGGAGGCGGTGGGTGCGGCTTCGGTGCTGGTTACGGGTGGTGTCGCGGCTAACCGGGAGCTGCGGGTGAGATTTACGGCGGAGGCCGCGGAGCGAGGGCTGCCGGTGGCTTTCCCTACGCTGGCGCTTTCGACAGATAATGCGGCGATGATTGCGGCTGCGGCATGGCCGCGCTTTCTGGCAGGAGAGTTTGCGGGATGGGATCTGGAAGCCAATCCGCGGCTGGCCTTGGCATGA